A single Leifsonia sp. 1010 DNA region contains:
- a CDS encoding heme-degrading domain-containing protein — protein MTDLSIPFLEQQERELVLPSFDLAAAWRLGSLIIERALAADAGVAVDIRRGDHILFRAMLPGTTVDQQDWIRKKAAVVHRFEASSALVALRLADVDVEGLGWLDARDYALTGGSFPIRVTGTGVVGAVTASGLTSEEDHLLVTDGIREYLASLGE, from the coding sequence ATGACCGACCTCTCGATCCCGTTTCTCGAGCAGCAGGAGCGGGAGCTCGTCCTGCCGTCGTTCGACCTCGCCGCAGCCTGGCGTCTGGGAAGTCTCATCATCGAGCGCGCGCTCGCGGCCGACGCCGGTGTGGCCGTCGACATCCGGCGCGGTGACCACATCCTGTTCCGCGCCATGCTGCCGGGAACGACGGTCGACCAGCAGGACTGGATCCGCAAGAAGGCGGCCGTCGTGCACCGGTTCGAGGCGAGCAGCGCCCTGGTGGCTCTCCGGCTGGCCGACGTGGATGTGGAGGGTCTCGGCTGGCTCGATGCCCGCGATTACGCGTTGACCGGTGGCTCGTTCCCGATCCGGGTCACCGGCACCGGCGTCGTCGGAGCGGTCACCGCCTCCGGCCTCACCTCGGAGGAGGACCACCTGCTGGTGACCGACGGCATCCGCGAATACCTGGCTTCGCTCGGGGAGTGA
- a CDS encoding MazG family protein, with translation MGEAVGQDAGPVVVPEAATKLDELVAVMARLRAPGGCPWDADQTHESLVQYLIEETYELIDAIETGDRDELLEELGDVLYQVLFHADIAAHTPGEDFDIQDVAAHMTAKMVGRHPHVFGDRTAADARRAETADDVVGFWDELKKQEKPGRTSVLDGIPQGMPSLALADKLLGRAQKVGLLDLQESGGVQVASEDELGPLLLAIVASAKAQGLDAERALRSTLRDLQDEIREQEAV, from the coding sequence ATGGGCGAGGCAGTGGGTCAGGATGCGGGACCGGTGGTCGTGCCGGAGGCCGCGACGAAGCTCGACGAGCTGGTCGCCGTGATGGCCCGCCTGCGCGCTCCGGGCGGGTGCCCGTGGGATGCCGACCAGACCCACGAGTCGCTGGTGCAGTACCTGATCGAGGAGACCTACGAGCTCATCGACGCCATCGAGACCGGTGACCGCGACGAGCTGCTCGAGGAGCTGGGCGACGTGCTGTACCAGGTGCTCTTCCACGCCGACATCGCGGCGCACACGCCGGGGGAGGACTTCGACATCCAGGATGTCGCCGCGCACATGACGGCGAAGATGGTCGGCCGCCACCCGCACGTCTTCGGCGACCGGACCGCCGCCGACGCCCGCCGGGCCGAGACCGCGGACGACGTGGTGGGGTTCTGGGACGAGCTGAAGAAGCAGGAGAAGCCGGGCCGCACGAGCGTGCTCGACGGCATCCCCCAGGGCATGCCCTCGCTCGCGCTGGCCGACAAGCTGCTCGGCCGCGCGCAGAAGGTCGGTCTGCTCGACCTGCAGGAGTCGGGCGGCGTGCAGGTGGCCAGCGAGGACGAGCTCGGCCCGCTGCTGCTCGCCATCGTCGCGTCGGCCAAGGCGCAGGGGCTGGACGCGGAGCGCGCCCTGCGCTCGACCCTGCGCGATCTGCAGGACGAGATCCGCGAGCAGGAGGCGGTTTAG
- the nhaA gene encoding Na+/H+ antiporter NhaA yields MSLIRSERTAAGLLLGAAALGLLLANTAVGPALLDVQHAHLGAGPLDLSVGHWISDGLLAIFFFIVAVELKHELVVGELNSVQKAIHPAIAAVAGVIVPAGIYLALTVGTGVSQGWPIPTATDIAFALGVLAVFGRGLPNRLRVFLLALAVLDDLIAIVIIAVFFTTDPNLLELALAAVTVAVFGVLSRMLRGRMRWPLGVLMVLLALLTWWLVYDSGVHATIAGVALGLVMARRPAGKVTHALEPWSNGLILPLFAFSAALVPIPAVSPSQLSPAFWGILVALPVGKLIGITLGGWLGSFTKRGAERGRISFFGLITVAALGGIGFTVSLLMNELAFAGSEEVRAEGTLAVLLGSAVAIVVSGFLVSALARRNRREHPHPDPRKRPHPESQAEPSA; encoded by the coding sequence ATGAGCCTCATCCGATCCGAGCGCACCGCCGCCGGACTCCTCCTCGGGGCGGCCGCGCTCGGCCTCCTCCTCGCCAACACGGCCGTGGGCCCCGCGCTGCTCGACGTGCAGCACGCCCACCTCGGAGCCGGGCCGCTCGACCTGAGCGTCGGCCATTGGATCAGCGACGGCCTGCTCGCGATCTTCTTCTTCATCGTCGCGGTCGAGCTCAAGCACGAGCTCGTCGTGGGCGAGCTGAACAGTGTGCAGAAGGCCATCCATCCCGCGATCGCGGCGGTCGCCGGTGTGATCGTTCCTGCGGGGATCTACCTGGCGCTGACCGTCGGCACCGGCGTGTCGCAGGGGTGGCCCATCCCGACGGCGACCGACATCGCCTTCGCGCTCGGCGTGCTCGCCGTCTTCGGCCGCGGCCTGCCGAACCGGCTGCGCGTCTTCCTGCTCGCCCTCGCGGTGCTCGACGACCTCATCGCGATCGTCATCATCGCCGTGTTCTTCACCACCGACCCGAACCTGCTGGAGCTGGCGCTCGCTGCCGTCACGGTCGCCGTCTTCGGCGTGCTGAGCCGGATGCTGCGCGGGCGGATGCGCTGGCCGCTCGGTGTCCTCATGGTGCTGCTCGCGCTGCTCACCTGGTGGCTGGTCTACGACTCCGGCGTGCACGCGACCATCGCGGGCGTGGCCCTCGGGCTCGTCATGGCGCGCCGGCCCGCCGGAAAGGTCACGCACGCGCTCGAACCGTGGTCGAACGGGCTTATCCTGCCGCTGTTCGCGTTCTCGGCGGCTCTGGTCCCCATCCCCGCCGTGTCGCCGTCGCAGCTGTCACCGGCGTTCTGGGGCATCCTTGTCGCCCTGCCGGTCGGCAAGCTCATCGGCATCACGCTGGGGGGATGGCTCGGCTCGTTCACGAAGCGCGGTGCCGAACGCGGGCGCATCTCGTTCTTCGGGCTCATCACCGTCGCCGCACTCGGCGGGATCGGCTTCACCGTGTCCCTGCTCATGAACGAGCTGGCGTTCGCGGGATCGGAGGAGGTGCGGGCGGAGGGCACGCTGGCCGTCCTGCTCGGGTCGGCTGTCGCGATCGTCGTCTCCGGTTTCCTCGTCAGCGCGCTGGCCCGGCGCAACCGGCGCGAGCATCCGCACCCGGACCCGCGGAAGCGGCCGCATCCGGAATCGCAGGCGGAACCGTCTGCCTGA